In Rhopalosiphum padi isolate XX-2018 chromosome 3, ASM2088224v1, whole genome shotgun sequence, the genomic stretch TGTATTGAATTTCCATCTCCCATATTAGATACATCCAACCATTCATTGGGGTCTTACAAAAGTTGCGATGTAGTTCGTGAGCAGGAAATCCAGAAACCTATTGAAAGATCATCAAACGTAAAAGCTTTGATCGAAAAACATAGGTCATTTCAAGACAAATTACTAAATGCTAAAGTTAACGATTTCAACACTAAGAAGAAATCGTTCGccaatgcttataaaaatttatgtaGTACGTACAACGATTGCATAAAAATGAAAGGTGACACAAAGCAGGTGGAAAACGTCAACAGTTTTGTAAGattagaaaatattgtttaaatttaattacactgATACAATAcagcatataaataatatttaattatcatattaaaatattataatatcaagttGTGACTTGATATATTGaatcaaatatcaattaaaaccTAAATTAAGATTGTTAGCtggtattaactatatttttattacatagttataaatcaaaaaaacgttacatagatatataatttttttttttaaatgcagattactattttatataatgatatttttcgggtattataatatttattatgtatagtaaatttatCTTTTACTAACAgtgtaaaaataactattattattttaaagtattatttttaaaactattttctcGATTCGACatatttttaggtgaaaaatCATATGTTTGAAGTTTTTAATGCCaacgttatattaaataatcccAAACCACTTGATGTagaaaaatatgtgttaaaatccGACGAAATCGATTTCAAAACTGGAACGCCCGAGTTAGATAAAATTTTAACCGCTATGGGCAAGCGTTTTTGGCAAAATATTGTTTCTGTAGTCAGCGTTAACGATGCCTATTACCAATGTTTGACACAGATAATGGACACtagaaaatttaaacatttcgaAGACGTAATAGTTCATGTCAATTCAACGTTAAAAATAGCAGGCGATGATTTTGAACTAATCAGATCGGAACTTGTCGCTTCTTCTAAGGAATATATGGAAAAGTTCGGCATCGTATTGAACAGTAAATTAAACGAGAAATCAAAGAAAATTCTACCATCGAACCACAATAGTAAGATGAATGCGCTCAGAATGGAGTTAGCCGAAAATAAGAGGCGCACGAAAATCGCCGAAAACAGTATCGCACGACTTCAAAAGGAAAAGAAAGACTTGTTGAACATATTAACCAGTTACGATTCTGAAAACGTTCACAAAGTATCTCTGGAAAAGCGGCTCGAAGCTGAGAAACAGAAAAACAACGAATTACGAGATTTAATTAGTACTAAtttcaaaaagaaaatactttttaatatcacCCCGCCAATAAATAGCgacattgaataaataaatgtttttaaaattgcaaacgactaatattatagtcatgttataattatttatagttgtaaAATAGCTGTACGTCATCGTGACTTCGCCCgggaaataaatgaataaacataaaacatgacGGTTTTATTTTGGTGTACCAAACGACCAACAGTTCATGGACAATTCGGCATTGGTGCGGCCTCGCTTATTGTGTATCAATTCTACCGAGATTAGCCATCCGCCTGTGGCAAATTAGATATTCTTAACTTTTCTAACATCTCTAAAAACGATTTCTAAGAATTTCGTCAAAATCGGTAGTTTTTGAGTCTATAATAGCCCAAACATAaggatattacattttaataacaagtaataaattgaataatttttatttaaaacaaatcctAAAGCAACACTCATACAGAACGACAGAATAGGAGGGATACGatcagtaaacatttttattaagtttcaaATACCTTACTAGTTACCACGGTTGTGAATAGgtatcaatttaataaacaggtattaaatatgaatttctgTTGTATGAATCGTtgtttatacaaatgtattcctgtttatatttaaatagaaatcaccagcatatttattttattgttgggggtttgttatactggcaattttaatgaaaatttaaattttaaattcgggtacttatatatacattgtaaaaaCCATTAGTGGTTCATGGTTGTTTATGGAATAATATAAgcgtaaaaaaaagttgtttgcACAGGGTAAAAAAATTACagactattaatatattatactcaagaCACAACGCTTACGGAAAACGGACGTAACTTTATACTATCAATTGTTTGATTTTCATTCTATGGACAATTTTTATGGTGATaatcaactaaaaataattaatttcgagcaatttatatagttaaaataaattggttaatatattttaaaaaatatggtacGATTAAATTACTCAACACTTTAGATCAAACTCACGCGATCGGTATTAGTTTGGTGGCATTTAAGAGAACGCTATTCATACACAATAGACCATTTTAAaaccacaaaataaaaaataagtgctAATTTTTACATTTGTGTCAGCCTACATGGCgatgaatacaatatttaggATAGTCCATAacgtttaaagataaaaaaatcacaatagagtgtacaattatattataatatctttagcGTTTTTACCAGTCGAAGAAaggttattagttaatattataatatgtgttcaacattttataaagatCTACTTCCCTAGAAGTAACTTTAGGTTTCTTATTTTGATTCTAGTTATTCTACCtagttatattaactaaatataatttatcaatttatcaatattaatttatttctatttttaatctaCAATCAACCTGTATAATATGTCTAACTGTTCATttacatttgtaattataattatataaaattaatacatttttttctacctGAAATAGTAAAAACTGTTCGCCATAATCAATA encodes the following:
- the LOC132925131 gene encoding uncharacterized protein LOC132925131, which codes for MSEPEPNTTIECTKSMPCIEFPSPILDTSNHSLGSYKSCDVVREQEIQKPIERSSNVKALIEKHRSFQDKLLNAKVNDFNTKKKSFANAYKNLCSTYNDCIKMKGDTKQVENVNSFVKNHMFEVFNANVILNNPKPLDVEKYVLKSDEIDFKTGTPELDKILTAMGKRFWQNIVSVVSVNDAYYQCLTQIMDTRKFKHFEDVIVHVNSTLKIAGDDFELIRSELVASSKEYMEKFGIVLNSKLNEKSKKILPSNHNSKMNALRMELAENKRRTKIAENSIARLQKEKKDLLNILTSYDSENVHKVSLEKRLEAEKQKNNELRDLISTNFKKKILFNITPPINSDIE